In a genomic window of Sphingomonas koreensis:
- a CDS encoding amino acid permease: MAGGLFRTKRVKDAAEQAPEHRLAATLSWPHLVALGVGAIVGTGILTLIGVGAGKAGPAVIMSFVIAGAICACAALAYAEMATMMPASGSAYAYSYAVLGEIIAWVVGWSLILEYSLVVSTVAVGWSGYAAPLLHAWTGMPLELMAGPHANGIVNLPAIFIIAVVAGLLCLGTKESATLNAALVVVKIIALAVFVAVALPYFNGANLEPFAPFGFAKTISPDGVERGVMAAAAIIFFAFYGFDAISTAAEETKNPGRDLAIGIVGSMIACVAIYMLVAVAAVGATPFTHFANSPEPLALILRDLGRPGFATFLAVSAIIALPTVLLGFLFGQSRIFFTMARDGMLPIGLAKVSKRGSPVRITLFTAAIVAVIAGLLPIDEIAALANAGTLAAFTAVAVCMMVLRVRAPDMPRMFRTPLWWLVGAIAVLGCIYLFFSLPVKTQLWFLAWNALGVVIYFAYARPRVSAKGIE, translated from the coding sequence ATGGCCGGCGGACTGTTTCGAACGAAGCGCGTGAAGGACGCGGCCGAACAGGCGCCGGAGCATCGCCTCGCCGCTACCTTGAGCTGGCCGCATCTCGTAGCGCTCGGGGTTGGCGCGATTGTCGGCACCGGCATCCTCACCCTGATTGGGGTCGGTGCGGGCAAGGCGGGGCCCGCTGTGATCATGTCCTTCGTCATCGCCGGCGCGATCTGCGCTTGCGCCGCGCTCGCCTATGCCGAAATGGCGACGATGATGCCGGCCTCGGGCAGCGCGTACGCTTACAGCTATGCCGTGCTGGGCGAGATCATCGCCTGGGTGGTCGGCTGGTCGTTGATCCTCGAATATTCGCTGGTGGTCAGCACCGTGGCGGTCGGCTGGTCCGGCTATGCCGCCCCCTTGCTCCATGCCTGGACGGGTATGCCGCTGGAGCTGATGGCAGGGCCGCACGCCAACGGCATCGTCAACCTGCCTGCGATCTTCATCATCGCCGTGGTCGCCGGGCTGCTCTGCTTGGGCACCAAGGAGAGCGCGACGCTCAACGCCGCGCTGGTTGTGGTCAAGATCATTGCGCTCGCCGTGTTCGTCGCGGTGGCTTTGCCCTATTTCAACGGCGCCAATCTTGAGCCGTTTGCCCCCTTCGGCTTCGCCAAGACCATTTCGCCTGACGGAGTCGAGCGCGGGGTGATGGCGGCGGCGGCGATCATCTTCTTCGCCTTTTACGGCTTCGACGCGATCTCGACCGCGGCGGAGGAGACCAAGAATCCCGGCCGCGATCTTGCGATCGGCATCGTCGGATCGATGATCGCCTGTGTCGCCATCTACATGCTCGTCGCGGTTGCTGCGGTCGGCGCAACGCCGTTCACGCACTTCGCCAACAGTCCCGAACCGCTCGCGCTGATCCTGCGCGACCTTGGTCGGCCCGGTTTCGCGACCTTCCTCGCGGTATCGGCGATCATCGCGCTGCCTACGGTTCTGCTCGGCTTCCTGTTCGGTCAAAGCCGCATCTTCTTCACCATGGCGCGCGACGGCATGTTGCCGATCGGCCTCGCCAAGGTGTCGAAGCGGGGCTCGCCGGTGCGGATCACGCTGTTCACCGCGGCGATCGTCGCGGTGATCGCCGGGCTGCTCCCGATCGACGAGATCGCGGCGCTGGCGAATGCCGGTACGCTGGCAGCGTTCACTGCGGTTGCCGTTTGCATGATGGTGCTGCGGGTGCGTGCGCCGGATATGCCGCGCATGTTCCGCACGCCGCTCTGGTGGCTCGTGGGCGCGATCGCCGTACTCGGCTGCATCTACCTGTTCTTCAGCCTGCCGGTGAAGACCCAGCTCTGGTTCCTCGCCTGGAACGCACTCGGGGTTGTCATCTACTTCGCCTACGCCCGGCCACGGGTCAGCGCGAAAGGGATTGAGTGA